The proteins below come from a single Drosophila suzukii chromosome X, CBGP_Dsuzu_IsoJpt1.0, whole genome shotgun sequence genomic window:
- the LOC139353340 gene encoding one cut domain family member 2-like, translated as MPPPASQAPGAAVAAPAAAAATVAMASAPMQPQGQFYNAQLEPAAYACVPVLPLKPISNGIGTNSHQHHHHHHQQQQQHHQHPHQNIQNQNHNQNQNKRKFSTFF; from the coding sequence ATGCCGCCACCCGCCAGCCAAGCTCCGGGCGCAGCAGTGGCTGCTccagctgctgcagctgctaCAGTTGCCATGGCCAGCGCTCCAATGCAGCCACAGGGGCAGTTTTACAATGCCCAACTGGAGCCGGCTGCCTATGCATGCGTTCCTGTCCTGCCCTTGAAACCGATAAGCAATGGAATAGGAACCAATAGCCATCAGcaccaccatcatcatcaccagcagcagcagcagcatcaccAACATCCGCACCAGAAcatccaaaaccaaaaccacAACCAGAACCAGAACAAACGAAAATTTTCAACCTTCTTTTAG